From Daucus carota subsp. sativus chromosome 6, DH1 v3.0, whole genome shotgun sequence:
ATTAAACGAGGAAGCCAAACATATCCGGTATATTCTGCTCGATTACAAGTCAGAAGACGAGGTTAGTAAACCCGAGCCAACGGAAAAAGAACAAGAGACTGCATTGGAAAATCATGCAATTGATggctcaactgatgagactcaACAACAAGACCAGACTCAAAGTAGTCCAGAAGCCCAATTACAAGTTGAAGATCAACAAGAAGAGGAAGCAGTGGAGAGCAATGTTGTTGAGGTTTTAGAGAGAGGAAAAGACATGGAAGCCAAGAAAGAAGCTGAGAAAGTTCAGCAGCTCCCTGATTGCTTATTGTTAATGATGTGTGAGCCAAAGCTATCAATGGAAGTATCAAAAGAGACATGGGTTTGTAGTACAGATTTCATAAGGTGGCGTCCTCAGAAGAAGAAACCTCACGCTCCGCCGTGCTACAAGAATTCAACTAGTCATGGAAATGAAGAGCAAGTGCCTGAGAAAATAACAACCGTTGATTCAAAGTGTGGTAATCCCTTTGCTGCATTGCCTCCGCCGTACCCAGTGACGCATAATCAGGCGGCGTTACAGCCGGGGAGGGCGTCGTGTTGCTTGCCGGCGGGTGGTGTTGTTTCGATGGCTGCGATGATAGAGCAGAAGCTAGTGGATGCGGTGGCGTATGAGCCGTTTGTGCTGACGAGGTGTAAGTCTGAGCCGATGAGGACGGCGTCTAAGCTGGCTCAGGGGGCTTGTTTTTGGAAGAATAGGGCTATGGAGCCGCATAGGAGGGCCACGTATGGCGCGGCTGGGGTTGGGTGTTGAGTCGAGCCGAGTCCAGTCTAGGTGTTTTGTTTAGAGTGGGGAGATTGGTGTAGTGTTTGTTAGCGAGTGTTTTGCATGTAGTCTGtacattttaattgttttttcttAAGGAAACTTGAGTGATTTTCTTATTCAATTTCTCTATTTTCTcgatgttaattttttttttcttgtttccaAAAACAAATTCAAGTGTGAAACATTTTCAAAACATTAATGAcacttgaaaataatattaaaaaatgctGATGTTAAACAATTTATAAAACCACTGCAATATATGCTGCTACAAATGTGGCAAGATACACAGGAGAAATCAAGGACTTGAATGATAAATGAGTCGGAGCTGTTTGTAAATAGAGTAAGCTCAGTACATGTAAACGGATACAGAGTAACAGAAATAGAGCTGTTATATATGCATGATATATCGTTGTACtattataattcttttaatgATATTTATTGTTTCTAAATtaagaaattttaatatttataatttttcaacaTTAAATACATATTTGGGATAGAGTGGGGAAATTGGTGTAGTGTTTGTTAGCGAGTGTTTTGCATGTAGTCTGtacattttaattgttttttcttGAGGAAACTTGAGTCATTTTCTTattcaatttctctcttttcacgatgttaattttttttttcttgtttccaaaaacaaatttcaaaatacGAAACATTTTCAAAACATTAATAacacttaaataatattaaaatatgccGAATTTATAAAACCACTGCAGTATATGGCTATATGCTGATAAAGAGTCGAGCTGTTTGTCAATAGAGTAAGCACAGTACATGTGAACGGATACAGAAACAAGGTAAGTATTCCACTGTCATCTATGCTCTTCTACTTTTTTCTTTTAGCGTTATattctgttttctttttttgttttttaattttaagtctTAAAATATACCCCTATCTTTTGTTATacacatagattatatatttaatcatttttttcatatttttttatttaaacaaatatgtttgtattatatttttgatatctttgtttttatttatataatccaatatattatatatatatatatatatattagtttctatATTAAGTAATtcgaataatttaaattttaaaatttctaacATCAACAACATATTTGGGCTAGCTATTCGGCTCAGGCATCCGATATAAAGTTTCCTTTGGGTTTGGTTTTACGGGGCTTTGTGTGGGGGATTATTCCTCCTGTCAAATTGTACTTCAAATCCCTATTTACGAAATCTTGTTTTTTGATTCTAATTAATTTACGATACCACGCTTTTCAAAAAGAACAACAATTACTCCCGGGTCGCAAAGTGATCACAATCAAAGGTTCAAGTTCCCCCATCTGCAGACTGCAATCAATACAGCGGCACTTAGGTCCTCTCCGATTCTCAATTTTCATTAACTCCAAAATTGGGTAAGTTAAATTTTATCTTGAGATTGAAACATGGAATTTTACTCAATGAATACAATCATCTTATTTTGACGTTAATCTTTTTAGTAGTAATATGTATGTTTCACCTGACACTCATTAGTTTTCTAGATTATTTTTCGATGTTTTGATTTTCGTAACAGATTTACGCAACTTAAGGTCTTGCATGATGTTCACGTACCaccttaacaaataaattaattgcATCGTTATTTCGTGCGAGTTTGCTGCTATGCTGTATGGCAACATGAAGGAGCTCATGACCAAATTGAGTACTATGATGTGTAAATTCATTGGTGCATTCGAAACACGAAATCTCCCACTAAGAAACTTATAAAATCTATTGCCCTTGATTGTCGATTTGGTAGATAAACTGTGATGATCAGCCTTTGGCCTCAATCttaattcattaataaaataataagtgTAGGAAAGATGATCTGCTGAGTAGGAGTATTTAAGCACGTTGCAGAACAGGCAACGTATACTTTTCTAAACGAGGAAATCTAAGGCCATCTTCTAACGTTATTGCTATTTGTCAAGCTGCTTTTGGTTTACCAAATAATCGCATAACAGGACCACAATTAAGATTCTGCTCTACACTGGTGAATCTTGAAACAAAATCTCTCACAGCTTGCAGGCACGTCGAAATGAGTTGGGAATGGAAGGAAGCGGACTTGGATCGAGTTCTAGTACCTATTGGCTTGTTGATGATCATCGCCTATCACGCATTTTTTATCAACAGGTATCGAAAATTTCCTTTGACGACTGTGCTGGGGTGCGACAATTATTACAGGAAAATCTGGGCAGAAAAATTTCTGCAGGTTTGAATTCAGAAAGTGGACTTTATTTTGTATTTCTAGTTGATTACACTACATTAGTTTAACTTGACTTAAAAACATTTCAGCTTGATGCCAAAGACAGAGGAACAAGTGTAAATGTGATCAGTAGCAACATCTCAGCTGCAAGCACCTTGTCTTCGGTTTCTCTTGTCCTCAGCTCACTCATTGGAGCATGGATAGGAAGCTCCAAGGAGAAAGACATCTTCGTGAGCAGTATTATTTACGGAGACACCAGCCCGAGGATTGTCTCAATTAAGTACGTCGCGCTGCTCTCTTTCTTTCTTGTTGCTTTTGCTGCTTTCATACAGACAACAAGGAACTATGCCCTTGCCACTTTTCTCATCACCATTCCAAGCTGTGATATTCCGGTGAACTATGTACAAAAGCCGATTATAAAAGCAAGTCATTCCTACACGGTGGGCATGCGTGCACTTTACACTGCAGGCACTTTGATTATGTGGATTTTCGGACCAATCCCAATGTTTGTCTCCTCAGTAAGTTTGGTGGCGATTCTTTATTATTTAGACCGGAACCTGACTCCGCCACACCAATTTCAACCATTGAACCTTACCCCTCTCTACaagattggtgaagaagtgaCCTCATCTGTAAACAGGGTGCTACATCACCGAGAATGATCAAATTTAAACCAAAACATGGGCGCAGAGCTAGCATGGAAGTGTAAACACGCTTGTAGAACCTATCATTTACCTATGGATTGTTAATTTCCATACAGTTTCTAAACAAGTAAGCATATAGAGCCAAATGTTCTTGAAGACTTTCTTCTCACATAGAATCCTTAAATGCAAATATCAGCAATCCTTGTAACAGAATGTAGCTTCATGTTTGTTATAAATAAGTATTCCACTGGGTAAATTCAAACTGCCGGTTTCCTAATCCTCCATGTGTGATTAACACTTGTGGCCTAAACCGCATGAGCTCTGCAGAATCATGCCTTCCATTTTGTTGAGTCACTTGCACAGTTTTCGCAGCCATGATATTACTAGGTAGAGATGGTGCTTTAACCAACTTAGGAGCTACAAGCTATTTGCATTTTCAATCGATGCTGTCGATGAAGCATTTGGATTACAGATCAAGGACTGTTCTTGATCAATTTCCGTGACAGATTTACGCAACTTATAAAGTCTTGCATGATGTTCACGTACACCTTAACAAAGTCTTGCATGATGTTCACGTAATACCttaacaaaataaatgaatCACATTCTTATTTCGTGTTAGTTTGCTGCTATGCTGTATGGTAACATGAAGAAGCTCATGACCAAATTGAGTAATGTAAATTTAAATGTGCATTCGAAACTTGAAATCTCCCACAAAGAAACTTGTGGAAATTGGCTAAGAAACTTGTGGAAATTGGCTAAAGAAACTTGTGGAAATTGCCGAAGCCATTCCCACTTGTGTTGTGCCCacccaaacctaaaaaattGATTGCCTTGATCATAAATTTGGTAGATGAACTGTGCACTCAATCACCTTCGAACGTTATTGCTATTTGTCAAGCTGCTTTTGGTTTACCAAATAATGGCATATTTGGGACCGTGCACAATTAAGATTTTGCTCGACTATAACCACACTGCTGAATACTCAATACTCAATACTGAATCTCTCGCAGCTTGCAGCCAATTCGAAATGAGTTGGAAATGGAAGGAAGCGGACTTGGATCGAGTTCTAGTACCTATTGGCTTGTTTCTCATCATCGCCTATCATGCATTTTTTATCTACAGGTATCGAAAATTTCCTCTGACGACAGTGCTGGGGCGCGACAATTATTACAGAAAAATCTGGACTGAAAAATGTCTGCAGGTTAGAATTTAGAAAGTAGACTATATTTTGTATTTCTAGTTCATAAGTTTAACTTGATTTCCTtaacatttcagcttaatgcgCAAGACAGAGGAACAAGTGTAAGTGTGATTGGTAGCAACATCTCAGATGCAAGCGCTCTGTCTTCGGTTTCTCTTGTCCTGAGCTCGCTGATTGGAGCATGGATAGGAAGCTCCAAGGAGGAAGACATCTTTGTGAGCAGCATTATTTACGGAGACACCAGCACGAGGATTGTCTCAGTTAAGTATGTCGCGCTGCTCTCATTCTTTCTTGTTGCTTTTGCTGCTTTCATGCAGACAACAAGGAACTATGCCCTTGCCACTTTTCTTATTACCATTCCAAGCTGTGATATTCCAGTGAACTATGTACAAAAGCCAATTTTAAGAGCAAGTCATTGCTATACAGTGGGCATGCGTTCACTTTACACTGCAGGCACTTTAATTTTGTGGATTTTTGGACCAATCCCAATGTTTGTCTCCTCGGTGAGTTTGGTGGCAGTTCTGTATTATTTAGACCGGAACCTGACTCCGCCACACCAATTTCAACCATTGAACCTTACCCCTCTCTACAAGACTGGTGAAGAACTGGCCTCATCTGCAAACAGGGTTCCACATCACCAAGAATGATCAAATCTAGACCAAAACAACTAGATTGTAGAATCTGTCATTTACCTTTAGATTGTTAATTTCCACACAGTTTCTAAACAAGTAAGCATACAGAGCCAAATGTTCTTGAAGACTTTGTTCTCACATAGAATCCTTGTATGCAAATATCAGCAATCCTTGTAACGGTATGTACCTTCAtgtttgttataaataaatattccacTGGGTAAATTCAAACTGCAGGTTTCCTAATCCTCTGTCGGTGATTAACACTTGAGCCAGGGATCTAAATTGTCCAAAgtgaatatgaattatatttgagAAGCTAATATGTACTTCAGATAACTGTTCAAGAGGGTTTCAGACTTTCAGTAGTATGATAAACTCTGAATAACCGCGTTTTAACCGCGCGTAATTTGCTTCACCATGTTCTTATGGATTTTGATCGACTCTATTTGTTAAAAAAGGTTGATAATTTGCCTCGCTTTACATTATCCTTGCTGCATGCTCCCCTAGATAACCCTGTTATGTTACACATGGTCTGAAGATTTGAGAGAAAATAAGCCATTTTTACACATAGTCTTCAGAATTGACAGAAAATGAAGCAATGAAGATAACTTACCATTAGAATTTCATAAGATTGTTGGATGctcttataataaaaattagtgGTTTTACGGtatttaaaaattgtttttgtGCTCTCCCTGAAGAAAAATTCTGCATTTTTTCACATGCAGAACTTATGTGATGGTTTAAACTGATTTTCCCAAGTTGTGATAGTTTGGCTTTCTAATTTGTGATTTTCTCTCAACACCTGTCAGTTATTCGTCGCAGATTCAGCGTACTTACCATCTTCTTTGTCAATTTTACAAATTTCCTGTGGTATAAACTTGTTATGGAGCCTAAATTTTGACTTGCCTTTTGAGTTACCACTATTTTGGCCTGGTTTTGTCAGTTAGCTCACAGGTTGCACTGGGAATATAGAAAAGTCGAATCTTTGTAGCACTGTTTTCTAATTCATTGATCCTTGCAAACTCTAGGCCTAAGCCAACCCCCCCAACTGCTTGTTAGTTGTGAACATGAGTTTGCATGTTCCTATGCAGCTGTTGCTGTAGTATTATTATACTAGGCTGGCATGACAATTTATGAATCTCACTATTTATTCTCTAAAAAAACTATTCCATGTTGTCTTTCCTTTGTAAATGATTGCACACAACTCAAGCCAACCAAGACAAAGAAATTTTATAGTGCAAGTAATGGCTACACTTGTTTGCACTCCTGGTACATCCTTTTTTTGGTATGTAGTGTTCTTAATTCACTATTATAGTGACAAAAGCCATGTGCATGTGTCCATTCTTTTACAAACACAGATATAGAGACTTGTTCATACATTACATCAATTAGGCTGAAGAATGAAGATCAACATGTTAATTAACAAGGTTGTTATGAGTTAATCCTCTACAGAAGCACACGATACAACAAAACTTAAATACAGATTATAAACGTAAATGGAATATGACAGATATTAATTAAACAAGTGCAGAAGATTAATTAGTAGCTAGCTCCCCCATTTTATTCTTGGTTTCTTGAATATTGATAGGAACATATATTGAATTTTGGGTTATGGTTAATTAGTTATAGAACTCCAGGGGCACGCGCATTGGAAGCCACAGCTCGAGCCCAGAACTTGAGCTGTGCCTTCATATCCTGTGATGACCTCTTGTCATTTTCTGCAGCTGCAGCAGCCCATTTCGGAATTGATGTGGTTGAACGCATCAGAGGCCTTGCTGATGGATCAGACATGGCATATGGCCTCCTGAATTTTTTGTCCTCCAGTTGATCACCCTGACTTTTCTCTTGCAGCCCTGCAACTTTATTTCTTGGAACTTCATTTTCCAAACTCTGTTTTTCGAATTGTGAACTCAAGGCCTTGAGCCTTTCCACTTCTTTCTTCTGGATTTCACTAGGTAGTTTTCCTTTATTTGATAGTTTGATTTGGTTTTGATTTCCCATCTCCTTGTTTCCATCCACCACTATTTTCTTTCTGGGACGCCTTGCGATGCTAGAGCTCTGTGCATAAATCCAAATGATTTTAAATCCTGATCAAGAAATAACAATGTAATAGTTTTGAACATTATCAGAACTTGCACAATATTGGTTATGTTTACCTTTGGTGTTTGTCTTGGAGGCAAGAAGGTGTCTGAGGATTTGAGAGAAGCTTGCCTAATCAATCTACCCAATCTGAACTCACTCtcttgatcttcttcttcttcatcatcctctGATCTTCCAACACAAGGTGGTGACAGAGATGTAGCTCTAAGCAAAGTATTCCGCGGAGGAGGTACCACTGCCTGTGGCCTAAACCTGATCTCTGCAGAATCATGCTTTCCAATTTGTTGAGCCACTTGCACTGTTTTCACAGCCATGAAGCTAGGCAGAGATGGTGCTCTTACCAACTTAGGAGCTACAACCTTagtattttcattttcaatcaATGCTGTGGAAGAAGCATTTGCAATACTGATCAAGGACTGTTCTTGATCAGTAGGCCTGGCATTAAAATTTGTGGAAGGACAGGGATCAGAATTGCACCTTGACATCTTTGGTTTACTACAAGTTAGCAAGTTTTCAAAGAACCAACATTCTTCTAAAAGGCTTCCGGGCTCAACTTCTTGTTGATAACTTGTAGTGGAAGAGGACCCATTAAGGAGGTCCATAAGAAAAGGAAGAAATTAGTTGGAGAGTTGCATGGGATTCTTGGGGGTTTCTTcacttgtttttaatttatatttgcaTGTTTGTCCACAAATGGAGCTGTCAAAACTGAGTTGACAGGAGAGCCCATGTGAGCTGATTCAACATGTTGTTCTTCAAGATTGccaacttatttaaaacttCACTCCCCTCCACTTATAACTAACCTATTATTCCCCGTACCTATTTTAAtccttttttctttaattttcctGCTAAGAAACTATCTGAGTTTCATAATAGAAATTTTGAGTATTTGCAAATCACTAATTTTTTGATAAGAGGACACGATGTCTCGAGAGactgagctctgataccaagttCGGATATTATATTGAGTGTCCAATTCTTACAATATCTAAAGGTATTGAGATGATAATTcatcatgattatattatattttaacagcTAATAAGTGACTAATTTAAGATTTTAGTTTAATGAGAATCTCCTAATAAGCTGGACTAAGCAAATACGAAATAAAACAAGTAGTTTGAGAAAGAAAGCAAGTATAATGCGGAGAGAGGGAGTTTGGATAAGTTGCTAGTGTAGATAGAGTAGTAACTTTAGCAGAGAGCATTAAATTTGAAGAGTAGAAAGGAGTACATAGAAAGCTAGATACTGTTGGCTGAGGATTGGATAGAATATGATTGGAATTGGTCTTGCCAGCAGATTACAAACTGCGCGCATGTGATTATCCCTCTTTTAATGGCCTGTGTTTGTTTGCACATTCATCATAATCTAATAATGCCTGGTTTTAATAGTAAATCaattataaatattgtttttattattattattgtgtaTGAATCATGTTGACAGCTAGTTTTTAACTATTTGGACAAAAACAAAACGAGTAGTAGTCGATTACAATTTGGTTGTTTTAACTTACATGCATGTTGCCTTCAGTCCCCTGTCTGTATTATTTCGATGATTGAAATTTCATTTTTACATTAGAACCTATATCATGTGATTTTTTGGACTAATCTGTGATGATTTGTTGATTCTAAAAATTTTACCGACAGGAAGTGCAAAAATATTGCCTGGTTTTCTAAATATCTTTGTTGATTTTTTAACATTTCATGTTGattatcttcaaaaaaaaaaaattccatgtTGATTAGATAAGGATATTTAGTTGTTTTACCAACTTGTGAGGGTAGGGATCATATTGgtcatataatttaattaaataaaaacaaccCGACATATAGAAAGAAGCAATTTTCTTACGAGATCGTGGAACAGCAtagtttgaaattttgaattggGTAGATATCAAGTCGAGTTAAATTTACTTTGACGGTTATGCTCAAATTGAGTCGGGTTCATCTTTCAAATTTGAGCCAGATTCAGTACCAAGAAAATGGTCTCAGTCTACAGTGAGAGTAGAACAGTTTCAATACCGTTTAGTAATTAAATTCACAATATTAAAGAAAAAACAGTATTTACTATCATCTTACATTATATCGAAATTGTTTTTTCTATCATATTTATCCAAATTATAACGATATCGAATAGTTAATTTGCTCAAAATACATCACTATACTCGTGCCAAGAGGAACTAATAATgtatcatactccctccgtcccctggagtagtatacattgggggatgg
This genomic window contains:
- the LOC108226742 gene encoding uncharacterized protein LOC108226742 — encoded protein: MSWEWKEADLDRVLVPIGLLMIIAYHAFFINRYRKFPLTTVLGCDNYYRKIWAEKFLQLDAKDRGTSVNVISSNISAASTLSSVSLVLSSLIGAWIGSSKEKDIFVSSIIYGDTSPRIVSIKYVALLSFFLVAFAAFIQTTRNYALATFLITIPSCDIPVNYVQKPIIKASHSYTVGMRALYTAGTLIMWIFGPIPMFVSSVSLVAILYYLDRNLTPPHQFQPLNLTPLYKIGEEVTSSVNRVLHHRE
- the LOC108226506 gene encoding uncharacterized protein LOC108226506 → MNCALNHLRTLLLFVKLLLVYQIMAYLGPCTIKILLDYNHTAEYSILNTESLAACSQFEMSWKWKEADLDRVLVPIGLFLIIAYHAFFIYRYRKFPLTTVLGRDNYYRKIWTEKCLQLNAQDRGTSVSVIGSNISDASALSSVSLVLSSLIGAWIGSSKEEDIFVSSIIYGDTSTRIVSVKYVALLSFFLVAFAAFMQTTRNYALATFLITIPSCDIPVNYVQKPILRASHCYTVGMRSLYTAGTLILWIFGPIPMFVSSVSLVAVLYYLDRNLTPPHQFQPLNLTPLYKTGEELASSANRVPHHQE
- the LOC108225147 gene encoding uncharacterized protein LOC108225147, with the translated sequence MDLLNGSSSTTSYQQEVEPGSLLEECWFFENLLTCSKPKMSRCNSDPCPSTNFNARPTDQEQSLISIANASSTALIENENTKVVAPKLVRAPSLPSFMAVKTVQVAQQIGKHDSAEIRFRPQAVVPPPRNTLLRATSLSPPCVGRSEDDEEEEDQESEFRLGRLIRQASLKSSDTFLPPRQTPKSSSIARRPRKKIVVDGNKEMGNQNQIKLSNKGKLPSEIQKKEVERLKALSSQFEKQSLENEVPRNKVAGLQEKSQGDQLEDKKFRRPYAMSDPSARPLMRSTTSIPKWAAAAAENDKRSSQDMKAQLKFWARAVASNARAPGVL